The genomic interval TTTCTTTGTCTGATGGCCAATGGAATGTTCCTCTTTCCAGCCTCCGGTAATGCAACCAAAAGCCGTTGTTATCCCACTGAAGGATTTTTAACTTGTCACGTTTCCGATTACAGAACACGAACAAACAAGGGGAAAAGGGATCGAGGTCGAAGCATTCTTTTACAATGACCGCCAGACCATCGATAGATTTGCGCAAATCCGTGCTACCGCGGGCAAGGTACACACGGTCGAATGGCACATTCGTCAACATTGGTTGTGCAGGACATGAATGATATCGGACAGTAAGCTGACGTTGGCTCCCGGACGTACTTCAACGGATATGACACCATAGTGAATAAAGATAGATTCCTGTCCTTCAGAAGATGTGATTTCATCGTCCACCTGGACGGTGAGCCATTGTGTTGGTTCCGGTTCGGCAGAAATCCTATCGTTATCAAATCGCCTTACCCAATAATACATTTGGTGGACTTTAATTTCTTGATCCCGGCACCATTCAGCAATCGTTTGCCCGCTTTCTTTCCAAGCGTCATATCGCGATTTCCATTCTATTCTTTTGTCTTTTAGGGTCATCGCTTAACCTCCCTGAATTAATTTTCTAAGAAGATTATCGCATGGATGACCATTGGCTACTATGTGTATTTTATTTGACGCTTACAATCATCATAGAAAATTGATGCTTGAAACTGCGTTGGAGTTAATTAAATAAAAACCCCACTCTTCTAAAGAGTAGGGCTTTACTATTATATCTGTTTAAAATTTATTCTCTTCCAAATGCTCCCAAGCCTTCCCAATATGCTTCTCTTTAAATATTTTCTTCTTCCGCTCATTCCAACTATGAACTTCCCCTATAATTTTTTGTATATCGTCTTGTATTTCTGGTTTGTTCGCTGCAACCCAATGAACAGTTGCCAGTAATTCCAAACCGTATGGAGTTTCAAATCCATGAATTATTTTCCGTACTGCTTCAAGATGCTTGGATGCTGATTCATCATCTTTTAGAAATGTTTCTGCCTTTTCTGCTGCATTCCTCATTAAATAAATTTCGGCGTCTCTACTTCTATCTCCAAACCCTCGAATAAAGTGACCATCTATACGTTGTAATACATGATTAAGATTATCAGCATAGGGACCGAATTTTCCTTTTTCAAATCTTAATCGAAGAGGTTCACCAACATTCTGAAGGAAATAAGCCAATTTTTGAATCTCTAGTAGTGATAACTTATATCCCGGAATCGAGTAATCATTCATTAGCATTAAAAATAATGCTCTTGCCCTAGTCATTTTCGGAGGATTAGTTTTAATTTTTATTTGATCAGGTTTAGGACTCCCCGCGGGTTCATAGAGATGAACTTCAACATCAGGTATTTGCTCAAATGCTTTTTCAATTTTCGGACGTATCTCAGACCATTTGAGTCCTCCATTACCACAACCAAGAGGTGGTAGCGCAATAGATTTTAACCCCAAATCCTTTACGACTTTTACTAAATCAACTAAACCAGATTCAATATCTTCTTTTCGGGATCTGCTTTTCCAGTGACGTTTTGTTGGGAAATTAATAATGAATTTAGGATTAAATAGTGATTTAGTATCAACAACATGCATTTTACCGGGCTGCATTTCTTCCTGCCTACATGCTTTTTGGTATTCAGTAAACATTTTGGGGTAAGCCTGTTTAAATTGAAGGGCAATTCCTTTACCCATAACCCCAACACAGTTTACTGTATTAACCAATGCTTCCGCTTCATCATTAAGAAGATTGCCTTGTTTTAAAATAATCATTTTAATCACCTCCCATTTAGTTAGTAATACCAATCTCTAACTGCTATTGGTTTATTATAATTCATTAGTGTTGCATAAAATTTTTTGGTTTTGTCAAACACCCTATAAGTTCCAGTAAATGTCTTTTCTAAATATTCAGTACAATTATCTTGTTTTTTATGAAAAAAAGTCAAAGGGGATATGACCGGTAGTTCTTATCCACAATTTACATTTATTTCCGTCATATACTGTTAAAAAAATAACGGATCATACGTTAAGTCGTTAAGATGAGCCACCTCGCCTTCTTCAAATTGGCTTACAATATGTTGAAATTCTTTCTCCCAGTTATACTTTTTACGACCTTTTGACGTTCTTGTTGGTTTACGGAACAGAGACCGCAAAAATTCTTCCAATGGGCTGAATAAAAGGTTTTTGAGCGTTCGTTTTAATTCTAATAGCGATCCTTCATGATGAAATTTCAACTGTAATAACACTTGTAAGCAGTACGTGATTAAAGCGATCCAAATTTGTGTGTAAACGGCATTTTCGCTTTTGCCATAAAATGATTTTATTTTTAAATGCTGCTTCATCCACTTGAAAAATGTTTCGATTTTCCAGCGATAGCGGTATAAATCACCAATCTCTTTGGCAGATAGTTCGAAACAGTTAGTAACAATGACAACCACATTGCCTTCGCTATCTTTTGTTTTAATAAGGCGCAAGGGTTGCGTCATTTTGGTTCCATTTTGCACACTGCCCAGGTACACTTCCTAATCAAGAAAAATGTTGTTTTCCGTGTCCGGAACTTGTTCCGAGATAACCTCTATTTCTGCATTTTTCTTTGTTCTTGTGACAAACCGAACATCATCAAAGCAAAGTTTATCAAATTGCTTATAGTCATTGTAGCCCCGGTCAAACAAATGAATGGCGTTTGAATCAATATCGATTAATTCATCCATCTGGGATCTATCCGCATGCTTGGCTGGCAGCATAACAGCTTTGTCAGGCATGGTTATATCCTTTGTCACGACTACTCGCAAGTGGAGTCGAACACCTGACTTCGTTTTGCGAAACGTTGCCCAGGGATACTGGCTCAAACTCATCGACATAGTGGATGAATCAATAACCAGTAGTTTTCCAATATCACGTATCATCGATGGATGTTTCATTTGCGCTTGTGTCTCGAACACCAGATGTCTAAATACCTTTTCAAACATTCGAGGAGTGAGATTACACTGTTTCCGGGATAGTTGTGACGTACTAATGGTGTCCACTTCAATCTTCTGTTGGATGTCCTGATTATCCTTGAGTTGTTTCGATAGCTCTCTTAAACTTTCGGTCTCATTCAGTTGCGCAATAATCAACAGTTCCAGGAATTTGTAGGCCGTCAGTTTTTTTATGTACTGATCAATATCCGTAACGTTGATCACGTTTAAAAATTTTTGTTCATCAAGTACCTTGAACAGTTCATTTATTGTGGATTTTGTGGTATTCTTGTCCATACGGTGTCTCCTTGTAATGGGATTTGGACAGAGCTACCTAATCCCTATTATAAGGGGATTTTTTATTTATTTAAAGACTTTATCACCATAATTCCCAATATTCCGTAATTATTTTTAGAAGGAGTATTGATTGACAAAATAGTTTTTTATTTATGCAATACTAATGATTTTGCACTAAACAATATTCATATTATTCTTCCTGTATTTAATATTAAGAGTGTATCTGGCATGTTTCGGACTCGCATCTTCATTATGGATATATTTTAATTTCAATGAGCTTTTATTGAAATCTAACAAGAGTAATGGAATACTAATAGGGAATTTTTGTTCCTTAAATATATACTCTAAAGAATTATTATTCTACTAGGTAAAAATAAGAATTATGTTAAAACCTTCTTAAGATCACGTTTGATTTTTTTAGTTGATACTGTTGGTGTTCTACTAAGATATTTCACTTTACAATAACTGCTTAAATAATCGAAACGCCCTTCCCAATCATCACCCATAACCAATGTATCAACCATAAAGTTCTCTATATCCCAGATTTTTTGTTCCCAATTACTTTCAGGTATAACAGAATCCACGTATCGTATTGACTCTAGTAATATCTTTCTTTCATCATATCTAAAGTAACTTTTCTTTCCTTTTTGATGATTAAAAGTATCTGTTGATAGTCCAACAATCAAATAATCCCCCAGATTTTTAGCACGTCTTAATAAATTAATATGTCCATAATGAAGTAAGTCAAAGGTTCCATAAGTTAATATTGTTTTCATTCTAAATTTAACCTCACAACTATAATTTTTCAGTAAAAAAGCTTCAATCAAAATAATTAAAGATTCTAGTCTAATCTTTTAATATTACACATTATCAGAAGC from Lentibacillus cibarius carries:
- the tnpB gene encoding IS66 family insertion sequence element accessory protein TnpB (TnpB, as the term is used for proteins encoded by IS66 family insertion elements, is considered an accessory protein, since TnpC, encoded by a neighboring gene, is a DDE family transposase.); amino-acid sequence: MPFDRVYLARGSTDLRKSIDGLAVIVKECFDLDPFSPCLFVFCNRKRDKLKILQWDNNGFWLHYRRLERGTFHWPSDKETEPMDISPRQLRWLLDGLSIEQKQAHREVKARTIL
- the tnpA gene encoding IS66 family insertion sequence element accessory protein TnpA — its product is MTLKDKRIEWKSRYDAWKESGQTIAEWCRDQEIKVHQMYYWVRRFDNDRISAEPEPTQWLTVQVDDEITSSEGQESIFIHYGVISVEVRPGANVSLLSDIIHVLHNQC
- a CDS encoding macro domain-containing protein, producing MIILKQGNLLNDEAEALVNTVNCVGVMGKGIALQFKQAYPKMFTEYQKACRQEEMQPGKMHVVDTKSLFNPKFIINFPTKRHWKSRSRKEDIESGLVDLVKVVKDLGLKSIALPPLGCGNGGLKWSEIRPKIEKAFEQIPDVEVHLYEPAGSPKPDQIKIKTNPPKMTRARALFLMLMNDYSIPGYKLSLLEIQKLAYFLQNVGEPLRLRFEKGKFGPYADNLNHVLQRIDGHFIRGFGDRSRDAEIYLMRNAAEKAETFLKDDESASKHLEAVRKIIHGFETPYGLELLATVHWVAANKPEIQDDIQKIIGEVHSWNERKKKIFKEKHIGKAWEHLEENKF
- the tagD gene encoding glycerol-3-phosphate cytidylyltransferase; its protein translation is MKTILTYGTFDLLHYGHINLLRRAKNLGDYLIVGLSTDTFNHQKGKKSYFRYDERKILLESIRYVDSVIPESNWEQKIWDIENFMVDTLVMGDDWEGRFDYLSSYCKVKYLSRTPTVSTKKIKRDLKKVLT